The window AAGCCTTTCCATTGGGGTTTTCTCTTTTCCAAGAAGGCACTTACACCTTCCTTTGCATCCTCGGAAGTGCAGAGACGGGCAAAGACTTCGGAGCTGTAAGCAAATCGCTGACTGAATGGCATATCGATCATCTTGTAGTAGAATTGCTTTCCAAGAGCGATAGCCAAAGGACTCTTGGCTATCAGTTTATTTGCGAATACTCGGGTTTCTTCTTCAAGTTTATCTGCAGGAACGACCTTGTTTACAATGCCGAGCCTTTCTGCTTCGCGGGCATCTATCATATCGCCGGATAGAAGCATTTCGAGAGATTTATGCTTTCCGAGTTTATAGCTTACAGGGATGATGGGACCTGTACAGAGAAGTCCCACATTGATCGCTGTTGTGCCGATTTTTGTCCCTTCAGCTACGATGGAAAAATCTGCGGCAAACATAAGTCCTG of the Thermodesulforhabdaceae bacterium genome contains:
- a CDS encoding enoyl-CoA hydratase-related protein; the protein is MAYETLIVTKEGSIGWISLNRPEQFNTFSSTLARELNEALKNFDKDDEIRVVIVKGEGKAFSTGIDIKEFHGKSAIEYHAWISLMDEMHFTIASMKKPVIAMVHGYAVANGAGLMFAADFSIVAEGTKIGTTAINVGLLCTGPIIPVSYKLGKHKSLEMLLSGDMIDAREAERLGIVNKVVPADKLEEETRVFANKLIAKSPLAIALGKQFYYKMIDMPFSQRFAYSSEVFARLCTSEDAKEGVSAFLEKRKPQWKGF